DNA sequence from the Macrobrachium nipponense isolate FS-2020 chromosome 41, ASM1510439v2, whole genome shotgun sequence genome:
ACTAAACCTTGTTTGAGCCAAGACTCTCTGCAAATGACTGGAAAAATTTACAGGGAATTCAGAAACAATGAATAAAGTCACAAAATGAAAAAACTTCTTGTGGACATATCTAGAGAATCTCTTCCTCCCCAACCCACCACTTCCAAAGGAcatgatattatttttagtagtacctcaacttaacatttttcttaatgaaaactTGTGTGCACTTCACactcaatcattattattattattcagtagatgaaacttatccacatggaacaagcacacaggggccattggcttgaaattcaagaagtAAGAGGcagtaaagggaaatgcaaaaAGATACCAACatattaaaaatagataattCAGTTTAAGAAATAAATCTCAAAATGTATCACATCTTAAATGGTAGGATAGCAAAGAACAATACATGATAATGAAGCTGATGAGTACAGAAGTCCGCTAAATTGAGGTGTCACTGTTGTTAGCATTTACACTCAGGCAGACAGAAAAACGAGTCCTCTCACCTTTCTATAAGCTAGTGTCTCTACAGTTGCTCTCCTTGGGTCCTGGTACACAAAAGTTTGGAAGTGTGTAGACAATGTGTCCTCCTGTCGCTGGATTTGGAAAGTTGCGTAAGGGTATATGTCCTCTGCATATTCTAAAAGAGAAGGAGGATGCATGAAAAGTCTGAGCAAATCTACGGCTGGAGGTCCTTAAGGCCAAACTTGAAGGGTCAAATCGGAAAGTtcgtgtttatcttttttttgatGAACCAGAACCAAATACACTTAGCTTAAGAAGTATGATTGCAGTTTTACACGTAATTAAGAATGCTTATTGGTAACCAGTAATTTTGCAAACACTTATAATGCtacaatttgatttaaaattgaTATTAAGACTTGCAAGACCCCTGCACCTCCTAACATCCAATACACCTGTCAAAATAGTTCCTTACTACTAACCACAGTTAATGAAAACTGAAGGTTCTCTGAATGGCTGAGACAAACAGCACTGACAGCTATTGATAATATAATACTATTTTAATAACTAGAAAAAGGAGTTTATCGTACCGTGGATTATGAAACATATACAAACAACACATACTGTTTATACGTgccaaaatgaataaatgaaccatTTAATTGTGAAGCaacaaaatgcaaagaaaattcttccccccCTCTTAATTTAACCAAACTGTGATTGACACCTGTCACCTGTGATTAGAGCTACCTTCGAAATGCATTGCACAGAGACACTAAGAAATCTAAAACAGCCTGGTTATGCAACTCTCGTAAAGGTACTAACCTGGAATCTGTTCCAAAGCACTGACATCGTGGATAGGCGAAGGCGCAGGCTTCCTCACAGTCGCGTAATACTGCTCGCGCGCTGCAAGATTGCTCTTGTTCTCTGCAACAGAATTTGCAGAGGGATCACTCACTCCATCACTGGGAGTGGCGCCATCTTGGTCGTTCATTGGTCCTGAAGGGGAATTTGGAGAACATATCAATTAACAAGAAAACACTGATATTTATGAAGGTACACCTGGATTGAATTTCTACTACCAGTTGTTAATTTTGTCTGAGTCAAGTGATAAGCACTGGATACAGATGAACACAAGGAAATACCTTCCATCATATAGTGACAAGGagatattgaataaaaacttttaagataTAAACTTTAAATGAGATCCCCAGGGAAGCAAAGTGGAAAATCCAccaaattaattttcatatcctGAAGTTGAGTCATCCGAGCATCACTTAGTAATGGTTAAGTGCCTTgtctttttcttgaaaaaaataaaatgtgggtTTGTCTCATAGAATGCAAGCTAACTGAACTTTCTTCACCTTAATATCAAGCACTTGTTTAACCATAGACaataagtttgtttgtttatttgtttgtatggtgtttttatgttgcatggaaccagtggttattcagcaacgggaccaacggctttacgtgacttccgaaccacgtcgagagtgaacttctaccaccagaaatacacttctctcactcctcaatggaatggccgagaatcgaacccgcgaccaccgaggtgagacgctaataccataccaaccacaccgctgaggcgctgTATAGACGATAAGCTCTTTGACAAAGGAAAACACTTCTTTGTCGAAACACTTGCTATTCTCAATTCGTCAAAGACCACATCATAGACTAAAATCATAATCCAATTCagactgacattaaaaatttggtcgtttatttctttaaaatacaacTTTCACTTACTTCTCCTAAGGCAGAGTGTTATGGCAACTATGATAGATATGAGAGCAATGCAGGATATGACCACGGGAACAATGAAGGCAGGGTCAGTAAACACATCCTCTGGCGAGGGTCCTACGCCGACGGCTGTGCCAATCATACCCCCACCGAGGGATCCTAAGCCTTCTTGTATGTGCTCTGAAAACAggtgataaaataaaaaggggtcACGTCATGAACATTATGAAGAAATGTGGTATCTTTTATGAGGTGACTCCGCTAAACATATTTCAGCGATGAAGTTCACATCTTTAGTTACAGAAGTGCCAGTAATGGACACCACATTCACCAAAAGTGGCACCTACCTCCAGTGATGCCAAGTGTGTTGAAATTGTAGCTGGCAGTAGTTTCACCAGCTGGATTGTTTGAGGTGACGCTTACTTCGTATGGAGTGGCTGGAACAAGTTCTCCCACTGAATACTCCTTTTGGGTTCCTGGCAGCCGTCCACTTACTGGAAAGACAACAAATGTTGTTGAGTTGACAGTGCACTAAATTGTTATGAATCTCAAGGTCCACTTACTCACATGAAAACAGATGTTGTTGAGCTGACAGTGGCCCCAAAACACTGTTATAAATCTCAAGGTCCACTTACTCAAATGAAAGCAAATTTCTTGAGTTGATAGTACACTAAACTGATATGAATCTCAGGTCTACTTACTCAAATGAAAGCAAATGTTCTTGAGTTGATAGTGCACCAAATTGTTACGAATCTCAAGTTCCACTTCCTCAAATGAAAGCAAATTTCTTGAGTTGATCGTACACTAAACTGTTATGAATCTCAAGGTCTAACCACATCCTCCTCTTCGAAAATTCATGACTACTGTCCTGAATATTCCTTACCTATTTGCCAGTCTCTCTGGCCTGCCGGTTTGATTCTGATGATGAATTGTGAGATTGGACACTGAGGGTCGACCCAGGATGCAAGACGAAAAGCAACTGCTGTAGTGTTTGCTGTAATCAGACGGTGCTGGGGCGGGGGAGTAGGGCGCGAGCCTTTGGTGCGAACGGTGATGACCTCGCTGGCAGCTCCAGGACCTGAGGAACcaacaaaatacatgaaatataagcCCATCCCTCTTCGGTGGTAGCAAACCACCTACAAACTTGCTACAACAAACATTCAGTTTAACTAATCGAAAGACTTGTGGTGCAGGGTGCTGGAGAATACAACACAGAAATTTCACTTCTATTACCACCCACTACTTGTAATAAAACAATGTGGTCAGAAAGGTATTTAAGTCTAATACATTATCTATAACTTGATAAAATACCAGACCGTTCATAAACGAATTATTTTACTTCAAGCAacataaaatccaaataaataactaaaatgcaAACATAAAAATTAGCATACAATCTTACCAATCTTATTATGCAGAGTAAGATACAAGTGATACTCTGTGCCACAGGTGAGGTCACTCAGGGTATACTGGGTCAAATGACGTTCCAGGGAAATCTCTCTCCATTCTCCTTGGTCAGGTCTCCAGGTGAGGGTCAATTTCCTGACAGGTGCTCCACCGTCATCAACAGGTCGCCAAGATATGGTGACTTCGTTGGGTGTGGCACCCATAGAGTGTAACAACACGGCAGCAGGTGGCACTGTAGAAAGTGCAGAGAGTTAATATTACAGGGTCAATAGTGTGAGTACAAATAACATGACctgtatgcatttatatttgaatatattacatatagaaatCCAAATCCCATTTACAGGTAAAAATATAGTACAGCAATGTACTTACGCATGACTAGAGGGTGTACAAGATATGATAAACAGGGTTAATAGTGTAAATGCAAATAACATGActtctatgcatatatatctgaATGTACAATCACAATCCCTTTTACAGCAAAGAAATTACCCATGACTACGAGGGTGTACAAGACATGATCAGAGCCATGTTTGTTCGTGACGTGACAGGAATAATTCCCAGAGTCTGCTCTCTGGCACTCTCTTATGAGCAAGCCACCGTCGAGTTGCAACACGTATCTACCAAAGAAAAGAATGAGAGGTGGTTTGTAAACTCAAAGAAGACCTGAAACTTTAAAATGTAGAATACTCTTTTAATTCAAAATTCTGGGCATTAGTCAACTCAAAAAATGAcctgaaattttaaaatgtggAATAATGTTTTCAGTCATAATTCATGGCATTAGTAAGCTCAAAAAAGAACTGAAACTTTAAAATGTggaagactattttaattcagaATTCTTGGTTGTTAGTAAACTCAAAAAAGGACCTGAAAATTTAAAATGTGGAAGAATATTTTTCAGTTAGAATTAATGGCATTAATAAACTCAAAAAAAGATCTGAAAACTTTAAAATGTGGAATATTATTTTCAGTCATGGCATtagtataacaaaaaaaaaaaaaagacatgaaattTTAGAATGTGGAATAATACATTTATTTGTAGTTCATAGCATTCAGTAAACTGTAAGCTCAAAAAAGACCTGAAATTTTAAGATGTGGTATACAATATTTCAAATCAGAAATCATGGCTTCATCCTTACCTGTTCTCAGAGTTAATAGGGGCATTGTCCCTTCGCCAGGTCACAGCAGGTTTAGGTCGACCCACGTGAGGACAGGTCAGCACGACGTCAGTGCCCCGAGCAACGTAGATGTCACCCCCGACACTAAACACTCCAGCTCCCACTACGAAAATGGGAGTAACAGAGTCTGAATTAATGACAGTAACTTAAAACAAAACTAACGATGGTATATTAATGCAAAATACAGTAAGATCTAGTTTCTCGATTTCTTAATTATATAAATGGTACCTGTTGAACGTGAAATACCTGAGTTTGAGGGAGTTGCAGAGACAACGGGTGACGGAGGGCCTTCGCCCACACGAGTAGAAGCCGTTACCCAGAATTCATATCGATTTTGGGGCATGAGATCTGTCACTTCTAACCATTTTGTCTGGAAGGGAAGAAGATGAGTCTCTTAATCACACTATACAAATGGATGTATCTCATTATGATATTCACTTCAAAATGTGGGTTTGATCTGTGATGGTTGTATTGAAATCTCATAAGTATCAGGATGACATGTAGGATTAACTTATAATTTGCTGTCCTAGATTTAAGTGGAGTATGAGACAGATAAATGACAATCTAAAATATGAGCCAATTCATTTGAAATGACGAGATTTCCCcctaaaatataagaattacTGTATATAAGGCAAACGTTCAACATTTCACAATCCTACTCTTCCAAAGTGGAAGCTTTAATAaccaattttaaattttactaaATCCTCAGCAGATACTAACGTCCAGTGAGAATCTGGTTACCGGTAACTCCTAATTAATTCTATTTGGTGGGTGTCTTCATACCTGTGGTGGCAATATTCGCCTGGCGGGATCTCTGGATGGTGGAGACCTGATGTACAGAATGTACTTGGTCAGAAGCCCATGCAGCCTTTCTGGGGCATCCCAGGCCACTTTGACACTCTTGCTGCTGCTCACTACTGCTTTGATCTTCGACGGTGCTTGCGGCACTGtcaaaatacacacaaatatatggtTACAACAAATATATGCTTACTATAAGTAATGTAAGTCATACTGAACTCAACGTAAGTAATCTGTTCTCTACTGTACTCACTGTTAAAAATCTACTGTACTCACTGTAAGTAATCTATGTTCCACTGTACTCTCTGTAAGTAATCTATTCTCTACTATACTCACTGTAAGTAACCTACTGTACTCGCAGTAATTAATCTCTGTTCCACTGTACTCAATGTACATTAAGTAATTTATTCTAAAATGTGATCCCTGTAAGCAATCTATGATCCACTGGACTAACTGTAAGCAATCTACTGTACTCACTGCAAGTAATCTATGTTCCACTGTACTCCCTTACCTTCAAAAATGACCCTATGATTCAGATATTTGTACTGTACTTCTGACTACTCTTGCaggtacattttttttaaatctacgctcacaataaaatcaaaacgACTAACTTTAATATTCAACCATCCTTTGAAAGGACTCTCATAAATAAAAGCTAATAAATAACAGCTGAATATCATATAATTTACCATCTTCCTCTGTGGCACAGTTGATTGGCTCAGACGGGACTCCTAGGCCAGCTCTTGTTGCTGCTGCTACAGTGATGGAGTAGTTCGTATACCGTTCCAAGTCCCCAATGGTTGCGCTCTGTCCGTTGACGATACGAGACTCACCAGGAGGTAAACCTGACCAAAAcatggatattattatttttattcagaagatgaaccctattcatatggaacaagcccaccacaggggccaatgacttgcacaagcccaccacaggggtaattgacttgaaattcaagcttccaaaatattatagtgctcctttgaaagaagtgacagaaggtaatggaaaattcagaaaagaaaaatgaattattaaataaataagaaaataaaattgataaaaatgtaagtaaattattagaacTGTGAAGATAGTTTCAACAGAAATGTTTGAACAAGAAATTGAATTGTTTATACCTTTCTAAAGCTTAACCCTTTGTCAATGAACAAGAGactgaatgaaataataaaatatgaatatgatagCTCTGACATTCACCTGTGTGGTCATCCATAGGAGTGTACGAGAGGGTGTACGTAGTCACTACCCCATGCGTGAGGTGGGCAGGAGGAGGGGACCATGAGACCTCGACACGAGTGGAAGTCAGGGCAACACAGGTCACCTCTTCTGGGGGAGCCTCGGGTACTGACGGAAGTAAAGCATAAAGTAATATTATTAGTAATTCAAAAAGTATTATTAATGGAAACAGAAAACAGAATATCTGTGATAACCAGACTTAGTCTCTACGAACCAAGACAGGATAATCTTTCTTTAAGACAGACAACTCACACTCAGTTTTGTATTCCTGCTTTTTGCACAATGCCCACTTGAGTTTCCAACTCTTAgggatgttaaaaatatataaatagaactaCAGTAGTCAGTAGTAATCAATTTATTGAGGGAAACAAGGACTATTGGAAAGACTCGATCAAATGGCAAGTTACCCACACCAGACTTTTCATCAGAGACAAAACAATAGCTCAATGAGTATAACCCATGGGGCAGGATAACTTATAATCAATAAGTACACTAAGTCATTCAACAACCAAAAATCAATATGTTAGTTACAAGTATATCAAGGGTATAAACAGAACCTATTTTGTTTGGAATCTAAGTTGCACAACACAGAAAATTATTCCTACTAATATGTAAACCTCTTGGGAAAAAATTCAAGTACTTTCATATACAAAAGGTGAActacaacaaaacaaaagaagaaagtatcccctGACAcgagagattgttttttttttcttatcataacTTACCATCTTCCTGAGTGGAGGCTGACACCTCAGTAGACAGTGGACCGGGTCCATTATTGTTGTAGGCTTGCAAAACGAAGATGTAACGAGTGTACCTTTCCAAATTGCCCACAGTCCAGGTCTCCTCGTTTCCACCTGTCATTCCCACAGTGTCGAAGCTGAACGAACGGCCGCTTCCAAGAGCTCtggaatgaatataatttaaaCTCTGAGATCCAGAAGAAGCTACGATGATACACGAAGACAATACGGACTTTCATAATTTTCTGACACACTACAGTGATGCGACTCTAGGCACGTTTGTCTGTAGTAGTTTAAAGGATAATTTTACTGCAAAAAGTCAACATTTTGATAAAATTACCGCTTTAAAAACGTTTCAGTCTCTACTTCTTTACTTATCTCATATTTATCGAAGAAGTTAATAAAGTTTGCCTATATTCAAGCGTCCATTTCAATGTTAAACAGTATATCAACAAGAAAAGACCCCACTGAtctaagaaggaagaaaaagatcCACTAAGGAAACTATCGACGTGACCTTCAAAGTATAGTTTGTGTATCAAACGACAGATACATTTCCCCACAATTTGAAGCGAGTAAATCAATAGTCGCACCCTTTACATGAAAAGATTCAGTTACTCAACATATTCCACATTCCAACTTAAATTCAGCAGACGACAATATCCATACACGCTTTCCAAAACTCATTCTACACGACTGACGCAAATGCAGGAATTTAATGCAGCAAGAGAACTGGATGAAGAAGACTTACCCTTCTTTCCTGTGGCCAACGTAATACCCAAGCAGCTGCCCATTCCAGGTGTCAGGATCTGGGGGTGACCACGTCAGCTGGACCTCCTTAGGGCTGATCCCAATGGCCTTGACGTTGAGAGGTGGAGCGCTTGGGGCTTCTCCTTGAGTCCTCAGAGTCAAGGGCTCCGAAGGGGGAGAGTCTCCCACGCTATTCACAGCAATGACTCTGACCTGGTGGTGATAATGAAGGAACCAAGAGATTATTCTGCAGAGTCTAATGCCTCGTTCTGCCCATAAAATTACGCAGACTTGTGATAAAACAATAAAGGTATTTAGGCCTGCTTGTGGGAATAAAGAACCAAAAAGTTAATCACCGAGAAAGTCTCAGTGGACAACTCTTAGAAGAATAATTCTCTTAGAGTTTTAAGGTCAGTTCTACCTATCCAGACTTGCAATGAAGGCATTTAGGTTTCGCACTTCATTCGTCATAACATTGGACATAAGTCAatgatttttttgtataaattcaaGCAATTCAACAACGAAGCAAGTGCCAATGGAGCCAAGGCTTACTTAGGTACACGTTTACGTGTGATAACTGACCTCACAAGGTGTCAGAACTGTAGAAAGTCGAATTTACCCGACGTATGCAGAATACTCTAAATGATAAAACCCTGCTTCTGCTAAATACTTCATGATATACTAGATGCTGATGAATacaacaaaacattattattattattattattattattattattattattattattaattattattattattatcatcaagaaGATGGATCCTATTCACAGGGCCCACTGACACGAAATTGAAGCCTCCCAAGAATATTACGGGTTtgatttgaaaggagtaacagaaggtaataggaaattcaCCCTTAAAGATAAAGCTCAAGATGTTGAAAGATACTTTTGATATTTTGAATAACCTTAAAACATCTTACctcacatataaaataaaaatttaatacctGACTGGTTCTAGTACAAAAGGTGACTCACCTGATAGACCTTGGCTGGCAAGAGGTCCTTGAGAACCATGGAAGTACTGGTTCCTTCGGCTCTTAACTGTCTGATGCTGACATCTTCCCAAGAGGCTACGAATGGATAGTTGTTcagttatattaaataaatatcactgtagttaatataaatatatggtgaATGACGTCATGTTCAATAGATTCAATTagcaaaataaacaacaaatatatCCAGTATATTAAAGTTCAACAGAGTCAATAGCAAAATAAACATCAACAAATATATCAATCATATTAACGTTCAATAGAGTCAATAGCAAAATAAACATCAACAAATATATCAACCATATTAACATTCAATAGAGTCAATAgcaaaataaacaacaacaaacataccCAGTATATTAACGGAGTAAATGAAACATACTCAGGTTCTAGTtaaaatcaaactaaaaataGCCACCATTTTGATTTGAGAGTTGTAAAACAAATACAGTAATGACATTGGTCAAACAATTCTGATGTTCACATCCACTTTCGATGACtgatgttaaattttatttttttttcacaaaaaagaaaaaaaagtttcatctgAATCAATCAACATGTAGCGAACTGGAACACCTATTTCTGCTGTAGAATAAATATCTTTTGTTAAAGTCAGTATGACGGTAATACGATTCTTTCTTCGTCTACGACATTAGAAGGTTCTAAGGCGTCTCGAAAGTTTTGCATTAAATAAAAACCTTAAATGTATAAAAGTAAGTCAAAGCATTGCTATTTATAAATATCCAGTAACCTACAGAATGTTATCTATTTTTCCCAGGGCCTTGTAAATATTCTAACAAGTTTTGCGTAGCAATATACGCTTTAGAAATATACGCTTCTCTTACCTGTCTGGGTCTTCAGCTGAACCGAATAATGGGTGATAGGGGCATTAGGCGACGGAGGTGCTGCCCAGGTCACGGTGGCTGACCTGCTTCCTTCACGGGTCACTCTCAGGTCGCGGGGAGCTTCGGGAGCGTCTGCGGAGAGGTCAAAGGTCGTTGGATTGAGCCAGGTTACATATTTCATGGATTCTGAGGTCACACGTTAGTTAACTTGAAGGAAAGGTTAAATATGTCATGGATTCTGAGGTCATACGTTAATTAACTTGAAGAAAAGGTTAAATATTTAATGGATTCTAAGGTCAACCGTTAACTTGAAGAGAAGGTTAAGTAGTCgataaaatttattcataaaaatttttgGGGGAATGGTAAATGTTAATTTTactaataaaagaaattttttgcaGGAATGGGATAAAGAGATTACTCGCAGACTAGATAAGCTGCTACTACGAAAGGGAGACATAAAATGGTCGAtcttatttattgataatttttggGGAATGATAAATATTAATTCTACCAATTACAAAAAGACTTATGCGTAggaactaaatataaatattactcaTACACTAGGCAAGCGGCTATAaggaaacacaaaatacaaaatactaacaaacgcgaaaataaaatatatacccaTAATACCAACACACACGACAACAAATATACTCATTTTGCAAATCAGCGTTTAAAATATTCACCACTCTACACAATAACAAGTCATTCCCGCGACGCCTCTTTGCCAAATGAAATCAGGATGTTAATGTTCCCAAACTTTCATTTGGAATCCCATGTTTTATGTTAttagtcataaaaaaaatgttggaatGCTTTTAGGTTGCAAGTAATTCCATTAGAGCTGGGACGTGTTCAACTCCCGGTTTCCAATACTGCGCAGTAATCAACCTTTTCATGATTATTTTGACGAGTTTACAAATAATAACAATCGTTTGTTATAATAACAATCTTgagttataataaaaatttttagttaCAATAACAATCATAGTTATAATAACAATCTTGAGTTATAATAACAATCACAGTTATAATAACAATCGTTAGTTATATCAATCGTTAGTTATAACATCAATTGTCAGCTATAATAACAATTGTAGTTATCATAGCAATCTGTTATAATAGCAATCGTAGTTAAAATAACAATCGTttacaattacaataataaaaatcgtTAGTAATACCATTCTTTAGTTATAATAACAATCATAGTTATAACATCAATCGTCAGTTATAATAAAAATCGTTACTTATAATAACAATCTTAGTTATCACAACAATCTTTAGTTATAATAACAATCGTAGTTATAACAACAATCATTAGTTATGATAACAATAGTAGTTATAATAACAATCTTTAGTTATAACAACAATCTGTAGCTATAAAAATcgttagtaataataacaatcgtCAGGCGTTATAACAATTGTCAACTATAATAACAACATCagttataataacaatatttttcacttttacgtgttacaaataaaaggcaTCGAAGTCATAGTAATAACTGTAGCTATAATAACAATCTTagttataataatactatatatagcaaTCGTAGTTATAATAACAATCATAgtttataacaatattacttataataacagtattaattataataacaatcataattttaataacaaaatggtTATCATACCAATCGCAGTTAAAacagtagtaataaaaataataattataataacaatagtagTTATAGCGTATGTAGTTATAATAACAATAGTAgttataataacaaaattataataCCACTAGTAGTTAGAAtaacaaaaatcatttagaatAGCAATCGCACCCTACAATCACAACAGCAATTATAACCACACCCGCAGAAGAAACCAAGAGCGCACGGAGAGACACACAGACGCCCACGTTTATcaacacacgcccacacacacacccgaCGCTCCTCCTTACCTTGGACTTTCAGTTCCATGTGGTGGGTGTGGCTCCCGTAGGCGTTCGAAGCCGTGCAGGCTATGACAGCAGAGTCCTGAGGGGCGACGTTGGTGATTCTCACTTCCGATCTCACCCCTTCCGAACTCTCCACGACGTCTAGGCTGTATCTGTCGAGGTGgtgagagattattattattattattattattattattattatttattatttcacccCTTCCGAACTCTCCACGACGTCTAGGCTGTTTTACTGTCGAGTggtgagagatattattattattattattatattattatttcaccctTTCCGAACTCTCCACACGACGTCTAGGCTGTATCTTCCGTCGAGTGTgatagagttattattattatattattattattatttattattattacattattattattca
Encoded proteins:
- the LOC135212485 gene encoding cell adhesion molecule Dscam2-like — protein: MKAGTRVAVQCVVQGDPPVSLTWLHNSAPATATPGVKESPLGEFILALFIEKLRPHHAGNYTCQAKSPAATVTHTASLHVHVPPRWVVEPHDVSVVRGEDAHLTCHATGFPHPTVTWKKIPPGRDKTYNNVNIGMDVVMGVPISRTWSNGTLIVSSATEEAEGNYLCEVNNGVGTGLSAIISLQVHAPPVVSGEGSVEARRGETISLHCEARGDMPITLTLAKDGKLLDTNDYRYSLDVVESSEGVRSEVRITNVAPQDSAVIACTASNAYGSHTHHMELKVQDAPEAPRDLRVTREGSRSATVTWAAPPSPNAPITHYSVQLKTQTASWEDVSIRQLRAEGTSTSMVLKDLLPAKVYQVRVIAVNSVGDSPPSEPLTLRTQGEAPSAPPLNVKAIGISPKEVQLTWSPPDPDTWNGQLLGYYVGHRKEGALGSGRSFSFDTVGMTGGNEETWTVGNLERYTRYIFVLQAYNNNGPGPLSTEVSASTQEDVPEAPPEEVTCVALTSTRVEVSWSPPPAHLTHGVVTTYTLSYTPMDDHTGLPPGESRIVNGQSATIGDLERYTNYSITVAAATRAGLGVPSEPINCATEEDVPQAPSKIKAVVSSSKSVKVAWDAPERLHGLLTKYILYIRSPPSRDPARRILPPQTKWLEVTDLMPQNRYEFWVTASTRVGEGPPSPVVSATPSNSVGAGVFSVGGDIYVARGTDVVLTCPHVGRPKPAVTWRRDNAPINSENRYVLQLDGGLLIRECQRADSGNYSCHVTNKHGSDHVLYTLVVMVPPAAVLLHSMGATPNEVTISWRPVDDGGAPVRKLTLTWRPDQGEWREISLERHLTQYTLSDLTCGTEYHLYLTLHNKIGPGAASEVITVRTKGSRPTPPPQHRLITANTTAVAFRLASWVDPQCPISQFIIRIKPAGQRDWQIVSGRLPGTQKEYSVGELVPATPYEVSVTSNNPAGETTASYNFNTLGITGEHIQEGLGSLGGGMIGTAVGVGPSPEDVFTDPAFIVPVVISCIALISIIVAITLCLRRRPMNDQDGATPSDGVSDPSANSVAENKSNLAAREQYYATVRKPAPSPIHDVSALEQIPEYAEDIYPYATFQIQRQEDTLSTHFQTFVYQDPRRATVETLAYRKSGSGNGGDGREGRGGGGGGGGGVVGGGGGGGVGGGGRNIDRDSDEYGRMKRCRLKYGGDSEDYDDSLNSDTDTDHAASSRTESSSHLDDNTHHTPMSSRNHHHNLLYVASDASTVASPLSERKSLPSRSRSRSSGSGSYAVVGMPKMGSSSSSSAKVPMGGVGVMTTGGMGMVRSHAHTTPAQSLDALEMSETECDRDSRRRSNSGRRKHTSFSIAV